AGTCAGGGGGCGGAATGGATTGGCTTGATGTCCATGGGTGGGGCATCTCCAGGTCTGTAATAAATTTGAGGAGCCCTTCCTTTTCGTTTTGCTGAAGATACTTGTATTTGTTGAtgtctttttgttgtgtgcatcAAGAAATTTGGTTTGAGTTTCAACCAGCAATTCGTTCGCGAAGCTAATTCTACAGTCAACCGTAATTTCTCTTCCGAGCGGTCGATTTTTTTCCACAGCTTCCACGTGGCGGGACCCACCACCCACTACCGCcccccatcttctccttcctccgtcCCTCTCTCTCAGATCCATCCCTGCGCCGCGCCtccccccttctccttcctcctgctgctcccaTTCTCCTTCCTCCGTCCCTCTCTCTCAGATCCatccccgcgcgcgcctccccccttctccttcctcctgcagCCTCCCTTCTCTTTCCTCCTGCGGCCgcgacgcggcgcggcggcagcggggtggGGAGCTCCGCCAGAGCTCCGCCCGCGAGCTCGGCAGCCCCGagtccgcggcgcggcgcgtcggcggcggatgTGGGTAGCTCTAcccgcggcacggcggcggcggcggcggcccgcggggaGCCCCGCCCGCGGCGCGTCGCACGgcggggcgggccggcggcggcggggaggcgcggcgcggcggctccggcggcggggaggcgaccGGGAGGCGCCCAgatccgccgccacctcgcgcctccatcttttttttttgcagtaagCTGACTTTTGCCTCTTGTATGAAGCTTTTCGATGTACGTAACGAAATGGTAGTGCTATAAACTATATTAATACACTGATTCTTTTGGATCAAAGATGTGGAGTAGAAAGAATTAAGAATCCATCTTACTTTACACACTCATTAtcttttttcttattttagGAAAGATAGACAAACCCCTTTCCATTTTGCTAATGCCAAAACCTActtttttgtgtttttgaaaTGATGTTCGTCCTTTACTTAAATAATTATGTGTAGTCACCTTTTCCTTCTTTCAGTATGCAAAAcacttccatttttcttttctggtGACATGCCTTTAATTGTGATGCTAtttggtacatgcaagcagTAGCTGATGAAATTGTTTTGCCAAATGTTGATCCCCAAAAGGTACTTTGCTGGGTCCTTATTCTTAAGCTTGTTTCTTGAAACATTTCTTTTTGGTGCCATGACAGTTATCAAAATCATATGTTTCTTTCAGCCTCCGAAGACATGGAATCTTGCCAAGCTTCTGGATGAGTTTGTCGGTCTAGGGGGGAAGCTACTGGGTGGTAATATGCACAAATTCATATTTAGTGAATGTTCTTATATAATGGATCTTCTGATCTCTAAGATGCTCTGCAGAATCATTCAAGGGCATCCAAGAGGAAAACCTACAATCAGCACTTGAACAAATGCATGGTAGTAGCTCTGTGAAGGCTGATAGTTTTACTCTTCCCAACATGCCAATCCCACCTGATTCATTCAGAGGAATCCGAAAGAAAACATCTTCCATGATGCGGTGGTTTGCCATTTGTGTTGATGATACATCAAAGTATGTTTTGATATAATGCCCATATATTTTATTGTTGACATAATATTGTAGAAGGgatagaattggtgtaatgatggattgtattagcctgagccttggggctgaatatataggggtacatgacttggagggcaagaagCCTCTCCTACAGATCTGGTAGGATACAGATACAATCCTAATCtacctaatatagagatatccctaatatactctaacatccccccgcagtcacagcgggagcgtcgcagacggtgagactggagagaagtcgataaactgacatccccccgcagtcacaacGGTCAGTGCGCCGCAGATGCTGTGGCTGGAGTGGAAAACCACAAGGTTGCTCAagcagatgatagccctttgtgccgatgtcgaggtAGCCGAGGTGAGGACGAGTAGCCATGGTCGATGATGCCGTACGTAGAGTAGCCGTGGTCGACGTAGCTATGTCGAGGTTGCCGAAGACAAGGTAGACGCACATGAAGCCGcgggcgcacgaggaggcgccatggtggtggcgtaaTGGAGAAGACGTCGGAGACGAAGATGGCGACGCGTCGAGGCAGTCGTAGAGGGAGCGATGCCGAAGTCGAAGCATTCAGGCCATCGGGCGACACATACCCGAGTTTGCCTGGCTCGGGAACGCATCGGGGACGATTGACACGCACCAGTGTTGCCAATACCGGACGTGCAAGGGAGGATGCACAACCAGACGCCATCGCCGAGggggaccagcagagaaggcctccatggcggtcgcaggcgcagaagaaggcgaggtagaagatgccaacgcctgctgttgctggagtagacgaagtagtcgggaACGAGATGGCGATGCTGGCGATGTGGTTGTGCTAGACGAAGCGAGGAGGGGAATCCAGATTTTCCAGCACAAGGCCGAATGATCCGGTtgacgcgacggcggcgctcgaAAGAGACGGCGAAGAACTCGtacagcttgacgaagaccatgcgcGGGGCGCGCAGCGATGAGTCCACGATGAGGTCGGGGACGTGGTCGACGGCCGTGAGGAAGCAACGGCAGAGAAGACCACAGGGTGACGCCACTGCTGCCCGAAGAGGCGACGCAGCGACAGCCCTCCGTGCTCGGTGAAGGGCGCGCTCGACGAGGACGGACGTCACAGAagccgggtggatcacgcacatCGGCTGATCAGACCGAGTAGCGCGAGGCGAGACGACGGTGGGCGAAGTTGGTGAAGGCGTCCCGATCGGTGAAGGCGACGACGAGCCGACGAAGGTCGACGTGTGGACGAGGCGGCGAtgtaggcggcggcgcaaacGAGCGCCCCCTAGGGTGCCAGCCATCTCGCCATGCCGCAGggtcggagaggaagaagaggccggTGAAGTCGACGCCGACGTCGAGGTAGAGGCGCGAAGTCGACGGGCGGTGGGCGACGCAATCTCGATCAGTGATCGAGCAAAACAGAAAAGGTACACAACAGCAAATCGTGTAGAACCCCGGGGTGCTCATAGCCGGCGGAGTACCCTCACCCTTATCCTGTTTCTTCTGCTCACCAGATTGCGAGAGAgacagaaaaagaaaacagaggGGTGAGCGCATCCAGAGGTCACGGACAAGGTCGAGCGAGAGGTCAGGCGAGGTCCAGCCACGGAGGGCGAGGTGCCGGGGCGGGAGCATCCCGTCGGGACAGCGGCTCCCTgccacgagcggcggcgggccggatcGAGCGACTCTGGCGCGGGTCCATCCcacgaagcagaggaggcggggcGGAGCCGTCCAGGAGGAGTCCGCTGGTCGGACGGCGTGGGTCCCTGAGGGCAGCGGCGGGTCCCCCCTGCGAAGCAGGAGGAGGCAGGGCGGAGCTGTCCCGGAGGATTCCGCTGGTCCGGCGCGGGTCCCGGagggcgccccccccccctcccccccccccccccccgcgaggCAAAGGAGATGGGGCGGAGCAAGGGCGCCGCCATGTAACCATCCGACGACGAGGTGAATGCACGAGCCCGCagctgccaccacggcagcgcAGAACGGAGGTGTCGCCGACGACTTCCATGGCGGGTGATGAGGCACGACCCGATCTACTACTGCTTGACGCGATCTGGCGGCGGATTAAACTGATCCGCCGCGGAGaggggcgctgcccccggcagAGGTCATGGGCGacctccccgggggcgcgctaGGAGGCCGTCGAGGGGGCGCTTTGGAGATGCGCCGTggaggacggccggcggcgcgcggagggcgGGGTGCGAGAGGGGCAGCGGAAGATTAGCCTAGGATCTCAAACCCtaatctcgtgataccatgtaggaagtgatagaattggtgtaatgatggattgtattagcctgagccttggggctgaatatataggggtacatgacttggagggtAAGAAGCATCTCCTACAGATCTGGTAGGATACGGATACAATCCTAATCTATctaatatagagatatccctaatatactctaacaaatATGGCATTCATAACAATAGTTGTTGATTCGATAGTTTATATGTTGCTTCTTCGTGCTAAACAATCCAGGAAAGGGAGATATACAAACACTGTCAATCTGCTCCGCAAATATTTTGGAGATTTTCTAATAGCTACCTACCTGAACGCTGTGCAAGAGTCCCGTTACAATGATGCATATATAAGTGGAATCGAGGTTTATTCTCATGTGAATTTTTCGTACAGTTTTGTTCAGCCATATTTGATTCTGTCAACTCTGTCAATATGGACAATATCTACCTTTTCTTCTTCTGAAGTTTACGCagaatattttattttcttttttaaacaTCTTTATCTCTGTCATTGCAGCGGGAAGTACTTTTGAAGACTCTTGATGCCTTATGGAAGGACCATTTGGTAAACATGAACAAGCTTAGTTCTGCGGTAAGTACAGTCATCCTTCGGATTAGTTGCTTCGAGTTACCTCTATCTTTCTTTCTCTAACACGCCCATCAAATTAAAAGTTGAAAAGaaatataaatgaagaaccttgtCTGTGATTTTATCATCTGTCTCTTTTTTCTGAATACTACGGTGTTGACTTGATTTCAAACTTGTGCTAGGTGAATGTCCGGAGCTTTGGGCACAGAAACCCCCTAGAAGAGTACAAGATCGACGGCTGCCGCTTCTTCATCTCAATGCTGAGTGCCACGCGGCGACTGACCGTGGAAGCCCTACTGCACTACTGGTCGTCTCCCATGGAATCCGACGAGATCTTCAACACCGAGGATCAATAGCCGAAGAAAGGGACCACGCCTAATGCAGAGAAACGTGAAAACGTTTTGAGGGAGCAGTACTGCAAGGGACCAGTGCAGCTTTGTTGGTGAATCAGCATCGATGCGACTCCCGTATTGGCCTGTCAGATGGGGTGGCACCCTAACACACAAAGTCAAGATAGTTTAGGCGCTAACATGTTTTAGCTGCCAAAGCACAAGAACACACAAAGCATCTTGATCCACACAACAGAATGTACTGCATTCCACTGATCCAAGCTCGGAGCTTGTTTGCACGCTACAACTTTGGAGCCGGGCTCATCCCGTCCACGTCAGGGACGGTACCGTGGTCCTTGGATTGCCATCATGATGATGATTTGCTTTCTCTGAAAGTCCACTCCGcacctctttttttctttcacccGATCGTGCCCTGAATTTCAACCAGATAGTGTGGCACCTAGTCTGGGAGTAGGCCTTGCGCCCGGAATCTCATCGCTTGTGGACAGGAACTCCCAGTGCTTTCTTGACATTTGGGAATGATCGGTAAGTCGGCTCTTCCCCCAGACTCCCGTAGCGGCCGAACCTGCAGTTTCGTGTGGAAGCGGCCGCTGCATTCCGGATTACTGTTGCCTGGTGGCCTGGCGGTTGCAGTAGCAGCCAGCcaggccaccacctgctgctgccACAAGAGAGAAGCCACTAGTTACACGTGCCAGAAAGGTCTGAACCTAGGGAATGATCCACGGCTCCGTGCGATGCACCGAGACGTGCGGTCTGGTCAGGTTCGGGGCACCGTTCAGTTTCCTCTCTGGATCTTGTGCTACCTGCTGCCACCACGCGCACTGAGTCACTGACCGCAGCAGCAGGGGCATTTTTGCAACGCATCCATCGTGTGTTTGCCTCGCGTGGGCGGCTAATCGGTCGGCCGTTGCCTCTGCCCTCCTGATTGATGGTCCCGGTTCAGGTAGCGATCACAAGCGACACAGAGTAGACCAGCCCCGCAGGTAGATGCTGtgaatctttttctttttctatgaaAGGCTAGATGCTgtgattcttttttcttttacagTTGTAGCAACAACAAGCAGAGCACGTGATGTGATGTTGCCAATCTGCCCTGCTCAAGTCGTCGTTGATGGAGAGCACCAAACCGCAACGATTTCAACTCCCGAGTTGGGTGAAAAATACACTAAGCTGCCATGCATCCGTTTAGGATGAAACATAAAACATGAAAGGAAATTGGCCGGTTTGTGTTTTATCTCCTTTAATATATTCGGCAGCTCTCCTAGTCGGTTTATCTTTTAAAAAGTTGAAAAAGAAACCTTGCTCCACCGTGGTTTCCCAGATCCAACCCGGCAGGCGACAGTGCTGCTGCTGACCCAACAGTGCACCCTACAAGATCCAACCAACAGGCAGCAGAATCGAACAAGACGGTGCGAGTGGCAAATCCATTCCCTTGCTACCAGGGAACCAGGGGCatccacacacacacccacacccaaTGCACGGTGGTGCATCATGCTCAAGCAGCACCCAAGACGGCAAAGACTTTAAGGTGGGTCAACTGGCTTGGACAAGTCTAGCCGGGATGGGATGGGATGCGATGGGAGTGATGATGAAGCCGTGTCATCACTGCAGCGAGACGTTCCTGACTCTGTCTCTTTGCTGGAGTTCACAGAGCGAGCGAGACTCCTGGATGGTTACTAAACAAAGATCATGCGAAGCTCTTGCTTCGGTTAGCTTAGCACTTCCAAGCTTAGGGAACTGGGGGAGTCGTCGCCGTAGGATCCGTCGGTGTCGTCGCTCTCTGCTGAATGAAGACCACGGCCAGGTCTACAGTTGGTCAAAGTCAGTCGAATCATCCGTCCAAGATCTCAGCTCCTCGTACATTATTCGCTTACCTTTTCTTCGACAACCATATCTTAGAAAAAGTCGTCTTCTTTAAATTCGAACAACATATTGTCCTAAGCATACGACATGGCTACCACAATTGGTTTAACTGAACTAGTTATTATTGCAACCAACAATAAAGACGGCAACGGTGATTCGCACAGGTGGTTATTTTATAGAGAAAATTCTCTGTATGCTATTGAAAATTTATCACATCCCTTCTACGCCATTGAAATTTAAATCATCCCTCCAGCGCCATTGAAAATTTAATTCCATGCCTTCTGAGACATTCTCTATTTTATATACTCATCACTCATCAGGGATCAACAAACACCAAATTTGACGTCCCGGGTAATGCAGCTATTTTTTCCCCGGTGGTAAAAAATGTGGTCATCAACAGCGAGCCGCCTACGTAGCGATCCATCAAAATCAATATTATCCCATAGGTGTTTAAATTATGTTCATATGGAGGATTGCACATGCATGGGAGCATCTACTCTTGAAAAAAAAGGGGAACTGCAATGGTGGAGCGACGGATGAAAACAATATAAGATGCACATTTGCAGTGGCAAGATAAGCGAAATATATAATCACTTCGTCAAGAAACCAATTCCACTTTTCGGAAAAAAAAGGATACGTACAGGCATGTCCAAATAAAGTCATAGTAAAGAATTAAATTGAGTGGAGAAAAGGTGTAATGCACTCTCATCAATTTTAACCACGTGCAGGGTGCGAGAATAAATATAATACTTTCATACGCGGAGAAAACTCGCTTTCGCCTCCAGAGCGCTAAGAAATAAAAATGATGATGAGAGCGGAGTCCATGTACATGCTCCTGATGATGCTGCGATGACAGGACGGAAAAGTGGGGCTCCTTTTTCACCTCCACACACTTCAATCAAAAGAACAAAAGCAAAAGGTAGGCAGAAGaaaagattagaaataaattaaagcaaaaaaaaatgcaagttgGCCCACTGGTTAACTAGGATTCAATCCAGTAACTATCAGCTAATAAGGTCCTTCACTCCATTACACGTTAAATGGAGTTCGATCGAGAGAACTCATGGTTATTCAACCAATAACCAAACTAATTTGGAATAAGATTGAAAGTTGGATATATGGCCAAGGCTAGAAGACCTAGTATAAATCGGCCGGTATAGAtatcttaccatacaacatcAGTTGGGAAAAAATTCCACAATGCTTTTAGGGATTAATTTCTGCTAGCTTAGCAAATTTTAGCTGAACAAAAAAACATGCCCTTTATTTCGATGTATGAACTGTTAGCTTTTGTGTTCGGTTTGAGGAGTCACCTCATTCTAGATGAGCTAGTCCACTAGGATAATTCTAGTGCACAGTATCATGGACATTAAACAATTGCCACGCAGGATTTCTTTGCTGACTTGGCAAGAATAGATCGAGGGAGAGGAAAGTAGTATCATCCTAGAGATACAGTTTAGGCTTGATATATTTAAGGCTAGAAAAAACATGTATATGATTTTGGGTCTGTTGTCATAGATACAGTATATAACAATTATTTAGCTTGGATTCATTCCTAGAAAATAAATATCATGATACTATGCATTGGATGGGCCGTATCATATTCCTgttatatgacatggcaactttgGAGACAGTGACATGA
The genomic region above belongs to Panicum virgatum strain AP13 chromosome 8N, P.virgatum_v5, whole genome shotgun sequence and contains:
- the LOC120686604 gene encoding protein translocase subunit SECA2, chloroplastic-like, yielding MQAVADEIVLPNVDPQKPPKTWNLAKLLDEFVGLGGKLLGESFKGIQEENLQSALEQMHGSSSVKADSFTLPNMPIPPDSFRGIRKKTSSMMRWFAICVDDTSKKGRYTNTVNLLRKYFGDFLIATYLNAVQESRYNDAYISGIEREVLLKTLDALWKDHLVNMNKLSSAVNVRSFGHRNPLEEYKIDGCRFFISMLSATRRLTVEALLHYWSSPMESDEIFNTEDQ